Part of the Woronichinia naegeliana WA131 genome, TAGTCAAAGAATTTAATGTTAAGTCCCAGGGAGATGTGTTTGTTCAGTATGGTGCGAAAAAGCAACTGGCTCAAACACTGATTAATTTTAATCAACCCGAACCCCTTTCAGAGATTAAACTCACCAATACTATTGAAAAAATTCAACGCGATCGCCTTCTCAATGTTTATTTCCTACAGGGTCACGGTGAACATCCGTTAAATAACAGCAAAGAAGGCGTTTCTTATGCAGTCACCAGCCTAGAAAATAAAGGCTTTAAAGTAAATCCGCTCAATTTAGTACAAAATGCAGGTATTCCAGAAAATGCGAATGCCATTGTCATTGCTGGCCCCAAACGGGAAATTCTTAAGCCCGAAGTCCAAGCTCTGAAAACCTACAGCGATCGCGGTGGTAACTTAATGGTCATGGTAGATCCAGAGGTTAATCCAGGCTTAGATCCCCTTTTTCAGACCTGGGGTATAAAACTTGATCCCAGAACCGTCGTTGATTTATCAGGAGCCGGAAATCTCTTAGGTTTAGGCCCGGCAGCCCCCATTATTACCCAGTACGGAGAACATCCGATTACCAAAGAATTTAACAACGGCATCTCTATTTTTCCCCTCTCTCGCCCGATTGCCACCGTTAAAATGCCCAATGTTCAAGCCGTCACCCTGTTAGAAGCCTCTCCAAAAATGTTAGCCAAAAAAGAGCTAACCGCCGATCTACAATTTGACGAAAAACAAGATCTGCGTGGCCCCTTTGATCTCGGTGTTGCCCTAGAACGTACCGCCATCCCCCCTCAAATCACCCCATCCCCCTCTCCAAGCAGTAGTCCTAACCCCAACCTCTCTCCCAATCCCCAGGCCTCCCCGTCCTCAATCCCCTCCATCTCTCCCAGTCTCCCCATCCCCCCATCCCCCACAACCTCCCCATCCCCCACAACTTCCCCATCTCCCAGTCCCTCACCTAATCCTCAATCCTCCAAAACCTCTCAAAATTCTTCTAATATCAAACTGGTCTCCTATACCCTGGCTCAAACCGCAACCCCTAGCCTCGCCACACCCATTCCCCTAGTCTCCCCATCTCCTAGTCTCCCCATCTCCCCATCTCCCAGTCCCCTAGTCTCCCCATCCCCTACTCCAACAACCTCTTCCAAAGCAATTACTGAAAAAGTCACCTCAAAAATGGTCGTTATCGGTAATGCCCTGTTTATGACCAATCAATGGTTTAACGAACAATTAAATGGTGATATTTTTCTCAATAGTGTGCAATGGTTAGCCAATCGAGAAGAACAACCTCTTGCGATTCGACCCAAGGAAGCCAAAAACCGTCGTTTGACCCTAACACCGCTTCAAGCCAGTGCCATTAATTGGTTATCTCTCGTCATTTTTCCGCTTCTAGGAATTGGACTAGGCATTTTTACTTGGTGGAAACGACGTTAATTCAGATCAAAAATAATCTCAGATTTTCCGACTTAAGCAGCAATAGCAGGGAACTGTTTAACTATCTCTTCTTCTAATCCTAAGACTATGAAAGATAAAAACTTAGTTAAGATTTCTAATCTATCAGAGTTAAATATTCTGCGAGGAATAGCTGCTCTATTTATGATTATTAATCATGCTAGTTATAAGCTATTACCTTCTAAGCTAACAACAGAAGGGATATTCGGCACAATAACGTTTATCGGTAGTTTTGCTCCTGTTTTATTTTTTTTAATTACTGGGATTGGTTATGGATTACAGGATGGACAAAAGAAAAAGAAAAATTATTGGTTAAATATTATTTATAAGACTTCTATTCTTTGTTTAGCAGATCAATTTTTATTTTGGCGAGAAGGACAATTAATCGGTCTTAATTTCTTAGGTTTTATTGGATTCTCTATAATGATTATGGGTCTTATTCGAGTATCAAAACATCCACTAATATATGCCTTAATCTTGATTTTTTCTTCTCTTCTTTTACGTTATATTCTTGGAAGCTATTTAGAGAATAAACTTGATGCCTCCGGTTTAATAATTTGGTTGTTGGGAACAAAGGGGTTAAGCAATATTTCCTACCCATTCTCTCCTTGGATTACCTACCCTTGTTTTGGCTACATTTTTGGAATTTTTCTTAAACGCAATTATGAAAAGATAGAAGAAATAATAATAAAAGATATTTTAAAGTTTATGCTTTTTATCGTTCCTTCAAGTTTGGTCACTTATTTTTTATGGGCAAAAAATTTCTCTTTTCATCGATGGGGAACGGTAGCTGTTGCTTTTTATGTTGCTAGTATTTTAGTTTTGAGTATCGTAATAGTTGTTTTATATTTTATAAAAATCTATTCTTTTAGCAATCTCCTAGAAAATTATATTGGACTTAGAGGAGTTAGCTCTCTTGCTATTGTTCCGATTCATTATGGATTAATCTCGATTTTGAGTGTTGTTGGATTCAATAATTTAAACCCTCTTATTTTTATTGCTATAGTTTTATTAATTAGCTATATCAGTTTTATTTGCGCTGATCAGGTTGAATCTTGGGGTCGCTCTCTTGTTAGAGTTTGGCCCACCCAACGTATTCTCTATACTGGATTGACATTAGTAGCTCTCTGTGCTATCATTACCTGGTTTACTTCACCTGAAAGCTCTTTTGTACTTGTCGTTGCTGTAACTGCTGGCCAAATTCTTCTTTGTCTGTTATTGACTATTCGCTGGTAGTTCTTAAGAATCTCTTGTGATAGATAGCTAAACTAATCTAGGCAAAATCTAGCAGATCAATGACTACTAGTAAATAAATAGGGCTTGCTGAAAAAGTCCACAAAACGAACCTAGATGCCACAGGGCGCGAAAAATGGTGACTTCAGAGATCAGTTTCCAGTTTTACCTCACATTTTTCCAGCAAAGTGCATGGATTTTGAGCCTCCAAATGCCATAACCTTGCATCTGATCGTTTGTAAAATGCCTGAAAGTATTGTCTAGCAAGGATTTCATCCTTATTCAGCAATCCCTAAATAATACGTCTGATGTGAGTTAAAATAACCTAGTAGTCAGCAAGGGTTTTAGCCCCCCCTTTAATTAGAGAAAGCATCAATTAAACGAGTTTACGCCATTCCATGCTCCAACTCACATCAGGCGTATAATGTTCCTGAAAATACTAATCTAACTAGAGGTAACTCTAAATATGCAAGCCCAAATTATTAAAAATGTGCTGGATCCAATTTACTTAGGTAGTCTAGCTGAACGATATCATCAGCAATATATGAGTGCTGATCCTTTTGCACATATTGTTATTGACAATTTTTTACCAGATTCTATTTTGAATGAAGTCCTAAATGAATTTCCTAATCCTGATGAGATTCAGTGGAAAGAGTTTGATAATAAATCAGAGAAAAAGTTGGCTTCTGTCTCTGAACAACAAATGGGTCATGCAACGAGATTTCTTTTATATCAACTGAATTCTTCAACTTTTATTACTTTTCTGGAAAAACTAACGGGTATTGATGGTATTATTCCCGATCCTCATTTTGTTGGAGGGGGATTACATCAAATTAAACCTGGTGGCTATTTAAAAATTCATGCAGATTTTAATAAAAATACTCGTCTGAAATTAGATAGGCGTTTGAATTTGTTACTTTATCTGAATAAAGATTGGTCTGAAGGCTATGGGGGGCATTTAGAACTGTGGGATGTGAAGATGAAAGCCTGTCAGCAAAAGATTTTACCGATCTTTAATCGTTGCGTTATTTTTAGTACGACCGATTTTTCCTATCATGGTCATCCTAATCCACTAACCTGTCCTGATGATCGAAGCAGAAAATCTTTGGCTCTCTACTACTATAGTAATGGTCGTCCGCCCAAAGAAGTAGGAAGTCCTCACACGACAATATTTAGAGAACGTCCTAATGAAAATTTGAAAGAGTCGATATCTTGGTCAAAAGGGGCTAAAACTTTTATTAAAAAGTTAGTTCCTCCTCTTTTCATAGACTTGCTTTCTGTTTTCAAAAAGTAATTGTTTAGTTCTAAGCGGCCACCCCTAACGGTAGGAAAATGGTTAAAACCTCTTCCTGCTGCGCACCGCGAAGCGGATCTCTGCGAGATCGCTGACGAACAGTTAGTTTGCCTCCCAGGGCTTGGAAAAGATTTTTTGTCACCTCCAAATTCAGACTTAAACAACCCGTTTCCGGCTGAAACATCAACAGTTCTCCTAATGCTTTGAGCGGGTTAATCTGATAACTGGATTGGGTATGAAATTGAACTTTGAGTTGATGACCTGCGGTACTGACTTGCAGATGAATTGCGCCGCCCTGGGCTAAACTACGCACAAATTTTTCGATTAATCCGGTCAACACTTGATCTAACATCCCTGGATTACTAACCACCTGGGGTAGGGTAGAAGGCAAATCCACCTCTAGAGCGACATTGTGACGTTGGGCCTGTTTTTGCCAACGGGGAATGCCACTTTGAAAGACCTGCTCTAAGGACATGGAAACGAGAGGAAGATGATCGGTTTGTTTCTCAGTTTGTTTCAATGTCGTTTCTAATTCGGTAGCGCGGAAAATTAATTCCATGCGGTTAATTTGTTCAGTGCATTCTTGATCAATGGACTGAAGCCGTTTTAAGACATCGGCAGGCAAGTCTTTTTTCCTCAGCAGGAGGCGGGTCATGGTACGAATACTGGTTAAAGGAGTGCGAATCTCGTGGGTTAAGGCTTGCAACAATTCCACATCCACTGACTGTGCAGCTTGGCAAGGATAATGGGGTGGTTCTGCTGGTTCTAACCCATTGATCGAACGGGGAGATGGTTCAATGGCGGGCAAATTGGGGAGAAATTTCAATAGTTGACGGCTAAAATCACTCACTAAACGGTAATTGGGTTCTAGGGGCGTAAATTCTTGGACAAGGCGATCTAATTCTCCTAATTGCGGCACATAAACCAAACTTAAACGCGATCGCAGGGTTGACCAGGCTTGTTCGATGGCTTGGATATCAAAGGAAAAGTCAAAAAAAGGTAAACCGGTTTGCTCTTCCCCTAACAACAGCAATAAGCTAAAGCTTTTCGTGAGTATTAGACAAAATTGCTCTGTGGTGAGCGGATCCTGGGGAAAAAGTGGAAATTCCTGGGTCTGAGGAGAAAGAGACGGATAAGCGTTTGATTCCTGAATTTTCTGGCTAGGTAAGGGAATAAAATGTGTCCAGGCATTCAGGGTAAAAACACCGCTATATAATCCGGTCAGTAAATCGGGATGACTCAGGATCGGAGTCGGGCCAGCTAACATCACCCCTTGCCAGGTCTGGGAAGATGAATCTTGATGGGTCAATAATAATTGCTCTAAGGCGGCGATCGCGGCAAACCAATCCCGTTGGGCTCGTCGTTGAGCTTTTTGGTAATCACTCTCAGTCACCATTTGGCCTTCGGTCAGACAATGAAACTTAGCACTGTCTGGACTGGCCGTTGTAAAAATATCCCTTAAGCGGAGATGTGCTCCCTTGCTCTGAACCATTGTCGTTATCCCTTAATACCCCAGGCTCTGCCCTAAGATACTAAACCGAAATGCTGGCTTTCTCTAGCCGTAGAACCGAACCTTAAAAAGCGCGATCGCCGCTCTAGCCGGTGTTCTATTTCAGTTACCAAGTAACTTTGCCCTCCAGTTTGTGGAGTGTGCTTTCTTTGATGCCCTCCACTCGCTTTAAATCGGCTAAGGCCGTAAAGGGTTGTTGTTGCCGAGCCAGAATAATACGACTGGCTAACTTAGCTCCAATGCCGGGCAAACTTTCCAGTTCAGGTTGACTGGCCGTATTGAGATTAATTAAACCGGTTGAGGCGTGGGATACGGGGTCTGGTGTTAATGAAATATTGGGAATTTGGGCAGAGCCTAAGCATTCTTTTTCCTGTTTGGTGATCGCCTTTTTAATACGACTGGGTAAACCCAATTGGGCAGCTTGATAGAGATTGCTAAATTCCCGTTGATAATGGGCATTAATCTGAGGATTTTCTAACACTAACAGCGTTTCATCATTAAGATAATTAGCTCCGTTTGACCAATTATGGGAACCCGTAATGACCCAGCGATCGTCCACAAGTCCCAGTTTGTCGTGTAACTTATCTCCCTTCGGTAAAGTGGGAATGCCCACCGTCTCAATCGGATTAGACCAAGGACGATTATGGGCTTCTTCCTGACAATTTGTTTTTAAGTTAACGCCTAATAAATCTAGCCCCTCACTATAGTTTCTAAAAGCAAAGCCTGGATCAATTAAAACCTTAATCTCTGTTCCCTTTTGATGACGTTCTTCTAAGATATTACTGATGGATTGCTCACTAAATACGAAAAGTAGTAGATGAATTTGCTGCTGGGATCTTTGCAGGGTTTGGGCAATCAGTCCGTTACTGGTTTGTTCCCAAGGAATTATCTTTTTATCGGGAGAAAATTTAACTGTGATTTGGCTATTACCAATGGTCAGGGTTTTTGCTAATCTTTGCGGCTTCTTAGTGCCAAACAAACTATCCTTTTGACCACCGACTCCATCCCCCCACATGAGGTTAAATTCTTCGGTAAAGATTTGAGCCAGTTCAGGAGATTGAATGACCAACAAATTGTTAGTATTCCCCCTGGTTTCGGGTTTAGTATAATCCCCATGCTGATCACTGAGGGTAAAATTAGCTGAGGTGACAATGAGTGTTTTGCCATCCACAATCACAAATTTATGGTGCATTAATCCCGTTCCTTTAGATCCATCTTCCGTATCATCAATAACCGGAATGTTCCCATTGCGAAGAATTTGTACCGCATCTCGCTGATCACTTTCGGCTGGAGTAATACCATCCTGATTCTGATCAATAAAAGCAATATAATCCTCGGCGCGATCGCCATCTTGATCAGAAGTTTTAGCTTTTGCTTGTATCTTTTCTACTAATTCAGCAACAGTGAAATTATAAGTATTTTCTAAAATGACTCGTACTTTTACGCCTGATTCCTGTTTTTTAACTAAAGCCTGAGCAATTAACGGCAAACGCAATTCTTGCACTGCCACATCAACATTAGATTGGGCTTGATTAATCGTGTCAATAATGATTTTCTCCAAATTGTCACCAGGGCGATTAATGTGACGATAGGGATCTTGATAATCAGCTCCTTGAGCTAAATTATAATTAAAATAAACTTGAATATCAGGATCTTGAGGTAAGGGGCTAGGACGTTGACTTCTGAAAACACTACTGGCAAAAACAGTCAAAGTCATGACTCCCATCATGAGCAAAACTAAGATCCACCAGTTCTTAAATTTTTCTGATTTTCTTGGCATCTTAACTTAAACCTATACTAATATCTATAATCTGGTTTATAATCTTTCATTCTCTCGGCGAACTTCGGCGATCGTTGTCGGTAAAACCCCTACCAATAAAGCAAAAATCTCATCAGAAAGCAAGGTGGCAGTGGTGGCATCAAACCAATGTTCAAATTGATTTAAAATTACCTGAGCGCGTTCTCTTGGAATGGGATTATCAACAATTTGCTTCATTAATAAAACCCATTGACGACGGATTAAATAGCCTTTACGTTTTTCCTCTGAATTTTGCGGTTGTAAGAGAGAGAGATTGCCCACTGCTAAAATATTACTAACATCTCGATCAAAATCATTGCCAATCACTGAACCTGGTCCAGCAAATTCAGCGTGATAAGGTTTAATTAAAATAATGCCATTTCGACGACGAGGGTTAACTAGTAAGCAACCATTTTGCCGCAGTTGTGTGAGAATTTCTGGCAAATCCTCCATTAAGTTTCTCCTAAAAATTTATAATTACTCTACTATAACCGTCTAGATTTAAAGGGTTTTACTCAGTAGCAATCTCCTCGGTTGCCAAAATAACCAATCTGGCCAATTTAGGCGATTGTGTTGCCATTGATAACCCATATTTTCGTAAAGTGTCTTAGCCGCCAGATTATTGTCAAGAACGTGCAAAGACAGATTGAGACAATTCCAGTCCTGGGCTACTTGTTCGCATTTTAACAAAAGTTGCTGGCCAATTCCTTGTCTGCGATAGGCAGGACTGACAGCCAAATTAGAAATGTAGCAGATTTTAGTCGGCGTATAAAACCAACCTCGTAGCGCGATTTCAACCGTCCCTAAAATGTGTTGATTTTCAGAAGATAGGGCCACTAAGCATTGATAATCAGGAGAATTTCCTCGCAAACGGGTGCGTAAATCTTCATGAATCCCTAGGCGTAACAAGGGAGATAACCAGGCAGTCTGATTGGTCGTTGGGTGGAAACTTTGCATCAAAACATCGGCTAAACCTTTAATATCCTCAGTCTTAGCAAAACGGATCTGAATGGCAGGGGGGGGGACTGTCTTGGCGTTAAGGTTTGATAAGTACACAAGTTTAGAATTAAAGAGGCAGAAGTCCACATTTCCCTCTAAAAATGAATTATAAGGTGTGAGGATAGGCTCGTTTTAGCAATTTTGGCGATCCATTCAGGATAACAGGGGTTGACAGGGGGATTATTCCTTTGCAATGTTTGGATTTTAACCTGTAATGCTGATCTTGGGCTAAGGTTTTTCAATTTTGTAAGACTTTGATCATTTTATTAATCAGACTTTATTGATCAGATTTTTTTGTATCAGCTTCAAGGTAGGCCAGGACGGACGACAAAACCTGTTCTAGTAAATCAGGCGCGATCGCGGTAAACCATTGAATAGTGGGATCACCCCGAAACCAGGTGCGTTGTCGTTTGGCAAATTGTCTGGTATGAAGAATAATCTCAGCGATCGCCGTTGGTAAATTAATTTGACCGAGAAGATACTGTGTGATTTCGGCATAACCGAGGGTCTTTAAAAGAGGAAGATCCCAACCATATTTAGCCGCTAATTGGCTGACTTCAGTAATCAATCCTTGCTCAATCATGGTTTGAGTTCGCTGTTCAATGCGGGGCTGAAGTTGCTCTGGACTACAATCTAAACCAATTTGTAAAATCGGATAATTGGGCGGATTGGTTCCCTGTTGTTGGGAAATGGGTTGGCCGGTAACATAAAAAACCTCTAGGGCGCGGAGGGTACGGACTTGATCCTGAGCATGAATTTTTTGAAGAGAGAGGGGATCAACTTGTTCTAGTAATTGATAACATTGGGGCTGGCCTAATGTTTGTAATTGTTGGCGCAGCAGAGGTTGGGAAGCTACTCTTGGAATTTTTAAACCCTGGGTAATCGCCTTAATATAAAGCCCAGTGCCACCGACTAACAGTATGGGTGAGGGCAAAGTTTGAATTAATTTTTGTGCTTGTTCTTGATATTCTGCTAGGGTTAAAGTCTGAGTAGGTTCACAGATATCTAATAAATAGTGAGGCACTAATTGCTGTTCTGCTAAACTAGGTTTGGCTGTGCCAATATCAAATTCTCGATAGATTTGTCGAGAGTCAGCACTTAAAATAGCACCCTGCAAACGTTGGGCCAGTTGTAGTGCCAGTCCCGATTTACCAGAGGCTGTGGCTCCACAGATCACAATCACTTTAGGCGATCGCCTCATAGCCGAATTCGATTGGGGATTTTCGCTCACAATATTGTCAAGATAGTATAGTTTCTCGATAAAAATTCATAAAAATTCATAAAAATTCATAAAAGTTTTATAGTCTCGCAAATTATACTTTGTTTAAGCATTCATTAAGTATTCAGCTTGAGATAATTAGGTCATCCTAAGAGGGGTCAAGTAAGATTTCCATTAACCAACTATTTTGGAGTTCTATTTTAACAATAGAGAGGGCTTTTTCGAGATCTATTTCTAAATCCCGATTATAGATATCCGTGACCAGCTTATAAAGTAGTTCAAAGTCAAGTCGATCTTCTTTTTCCATCATACAGAAACGACCATTAGCCGCATTCTTCAGTTTCTCAATTTCTTCTTGGCCTACTTTACCTATAATCTTATCTTTACGGCGATCGCGCCAGATGCTAAACTGAATATCCTTGTGCAGAATGACCAATTCGTTGAAATTTTTAATGCGATTAGTAAAGAAAGTGCCATCTAAATTGAGAAAGGCGATCGCTTGACGATGGTTCTGATGTTGAATGACTAAATGTTCGGGCAATTTTTTTTTGCCAAAGCGAAGATAATCAATGGTAAAATTACCTGCTAACTGAAACGCTTCGGTAATGACCTTAAATTTACCCACATCATCGGTGTCAGTAATAATCTGTAGTTTGTCGTAATCCTGCTCTAATATTAGACGATTTTTTATCAGGAACTCTTGCACCAAATTAGGGCCAATCGATGTCGGTAAAGAGGGCGTAGATTCAGAACAGGATGAAGGAAATTCTAATAAAGCTTGACTGAGGGTTTGAAAGAGGTGTTTAAAAGACTGAAACTCTTTTTCTAATTGGGTTAGCCGCTTATTCAGAGAGACATTCTCTTTCTCTATGGAAGATAAATGAGTTTGAGAAGACGTTAGCGGCGGTGATAGGGGAATACCCCGAATTTTGTGGAGATAATGTTCGGCTGCACTATTCAAAATACTGCGAATGGAACCATGATTCAAAATCCTAGTAATTTCTGATGCAGTAAATAATTTTTCTAATTCCAAACCAACGGCTTGGGCTTTAATGATCAGGATTTCCTTTAATTTCTCATCCGTTGGCCGGTTAAGCAGGACTTGATTTTGGGAAACACGATCAATAATTGAATTATCAAGCTTGCCTTGGAATTGTTGCCAACGATCTGGAAAAAGATTGAGGATAATTAAACTATTGGGTACATGGGTAAAAATCTCTTTGACGGCTTCACCAAAATTAAGCAATAAGGTTTCATTTTGTTCTAATCCTAATAATTCCAACTGATCAAAAATAATAATTAAGGGTTCATCCAACAGAGATAATTTACTAAAAACGGCAATGGCTTCTAGAGAAAAAGCTTCTTTACTGAGTTCCTCACTCCAGTTATCCAAACCAATCAGTTCTAATTCTCCCTCCGTTAATTCCTCCGCCGCTAACCAACGAGTTACTAATTCCTTATAACGGCGATCGCTGTATCGACAAAATTTAATAATGCCCTTAATAATCTTAGGCGCGTAGCCCGCAATTCCATATTCACTCATCCACCATTCATTGGTGCGTTTTTCAATATGTTCCCAGTAACTTTTTTTCTTTTGACTCGTTTCTGTTCTCAGATGTTCATAGAGATTTAACGGATTACTTCTAACCGCATTCATAATATCCTGATCTTTCTGGTTCAGAGAAATCAGACTGGTGTGGCTAATTAATTTAACAAAACTATGGGCCAATAAAAATTCTAACTGAGTGTAACCTATTTCAGAAATTTTATAGACAAAAGACTCTAAAATACGGCTATAAATATGATAAAGTACCGCTTTAGGATTATTGGGATGACGAATAAAAAGCAGACGATTAACTTGAAGTAATTCCTTCGCCAATCGCATCATTAAATGAGTTTTGCCACTACCAGGTTCTCCAATAACAACGGCTCCCTTGGACTGATGATTTTTATCCTGTTTAATATCATTAATGATCCATTTTAATCGTTCAAATTCCGCCTGATAAATACTTTTTAAATCTAAATGATCTTGAAAAGGATTATCAACGCGACTGGAAGAAAAGGGATTAATAGAAATTGGGGACTGATTCATACTTTTTTGCTGGCGGATTTTACAATAAAGTTGATAGGTAAATAACGCATCATAGCGAGCCGTGTGGGCCTGTTCAGGATCAAAATATTGATTATTGACCTTTAATCCTAGTTTTTGACTGAGATATTCTAAAGAATAATTAGATAAACCTTGCAGATATTGCTGAGACAGTTCAAAAGTGCAATCCGTTGAGAGGGTAAAATAGGGAATACCTGTTTTATAGCAGCTTTGTCGCAAAACATTGAGGTCATGCCTCGCAGAATGAAAGATAACTAATTGATGATTAGCCAATAAAAAGAATTCCTGTAAAATTTGTTTGAGTGGTTTAACCTTCAGAGGCTTGCCATCATTTTCAGGGTTTTCCTTAGCAAAGGCTTCATAAATTAGTTGCCCTTGAGCGTCAATAACGGCAATTTCTCGCAAACTCTCTTTGCCTTCTGTATCGACAACAATAAAGTTAGGAAATTCTTTCATTTGGCATTGTCAATGGGCATTAATAAATAACCTTTGATTAACGCTAGATTTTAATAATATAGAACAGAGATTCTAGATTCGCGCTGTAGCAAGGGTTTCAGGTTTTAGTTCGCGTAATACGGGGTAAAATTCAACGGGATTAACAAGTTCATTTTACAGGTAGAAATTTCGCGCATTGTGCCTTTATGAACCTGAAAACGCCGAGAAATATCTTTAACGGTTTTGTATTGGAGTAGGGTTTGCGGCATGGGATAAAGTCCTCATAACCTTCATTTGACTTTATTATACTGTCAATTGACTTGGGTATTAAGTTTAAGAAAATTAGGGGCGATCTTTGATTATTTCCTCGATAGGATAGATAAAACGATTTTCATAGAGAATCATCCCATGATCACTATCTCTCTCAAAGAAGCCCAAGCCCAACTACCCGATCTTATTCATAACCTTAAATTAGGGGAAGAGTTGTTAATTACTGATAATGATCGCCTACTCGCCAAATTAGTTGGGCAATCCTCAACGCCATCCCAGCGTCCAGGCCCAGGGCTATGCAAAGGAATGATAACCATCGTGGTTGATGATGAGGAACACCTGCAAGAGTTTGCGGAGTATCTGCCTTGAAATACTTGTTAGATTCCCACACCCTCTTTGGTACACACTCAACGATTCCCAACTGAGCAGTACCGCCACCAAGCTCATTATTGACAAAAATACAGATAAGTTTAATCCTCTAGGCGATCGCATATCGGAGTGTGGAAATACAGTAGATTAAATTTTGGAAATACTGAAAAGCGAACCGCTAAATTTCCCTTAGTAAAACACAAATCTAACCAATTTCTAAAAGGTGATTTCTTGCCATTCCTGAGCATCAATAAAAACGATCATCCTCTAGTAAAAAGCTTTTGACCAGAAGGACGATTACTGTCAATAATTTCTTTGACTATTTCCCAATTTTTAGAGTTTTCTTCTGCTTCTTCTTCCGTGACCTTTTCTTCCATTTTTTGCTGTAACCAGGTCATTAATGGCTTATTTTTCTCTAGTTGTTCTTCAGGGGTTTTACCCAGATGTTTGAGATAGGGCGCGAAGGTGTGTTTCATAGATAGTGACCTTTCAGAGCTACTTTCCCTAAATTATACCTTCTAATTCAATTGGACATTGGGCTGAAGAGAGTCAGGGGCGATCGCGGGTTGGGGTGTGGAAATATAGTCGCCTTCTGAAGAGAATCACGAGTGATCGAATAGAAATCTACTACGCAGCGATCGCGGGTTGGAGTTTGGAAGAATCCTAATTCAGTAAAGCCTTCTGAGTTTAGGAAAAGGGCTAGGCAAAAATAGAAAATTTTACTAAGGGATAAAACGCGATCGCCGATCCTGTAAAGCGCGTCAGCAAAGCATAACGTATAACAAGATCTCAAGAATTAGTCCTATACAGATAAGAATTTGAAGGTCATAATGCAAAACTTCATTCTTCTTAATCCTTCTTGTTGAGAGTTTATACAAAAAAATGATAAAACCTCTAACCCTCAATTATCTTCCGCAACTTTTCAATTTCTTTCTCTTTACTGAGTGACTTCCAAGATTCAGGAATATCTGGTTCGTCAGCATTATATAGTATAGCAAGCTCAGAAGAATAAGCTGCCATAAACCACTTCCAGTAGCTTCCAACTTCTAGGCTAAGATCACCATTAATTTTCCACGAAGCATAGTAATCATTAACTTTCCGATAA contains:
- a CDS encoding 2OG-Fe(II) oxygenase — its product is MQAQIIKNVLDPIYLGSLAERYHQQYMSADPFAHIVIDNFLPDSILNEVLNEFPNPDEIQWKEFDNKSEKKLASVSEQQMGHATRFLLYQLNSSTFITFLEKLTGIDGIIPDPHFVGGGLHQIKPGGYLKIHADFNKNTRLKLDRRLNLLLYLNKDWSEGYGGHLELWDVKMKACQQKILPIFNRCVIFSTTDFSYHGHPNPLTCPDDRSRKSLALYYYSNGRPPKEVGSPHTTIFRERPNENLKESISWSKGAKTFIKKLVPPLFIDLLSVFKK
- a CDS encoding Gldg family protein; its protein translation is MQALKPYLKYLYVPGVILTVAGVVAGITAGSWSPLYLGLIAIGGMILVAWLGWLLSNYPGLFSRRSTQAGTNALVTTIALLVIVGAINLLAFRYSGKIDLTENQLFTLSPQTETVITQLKQPVKVWIFSSNPMASDKDLLKNYQRINNNFSFEFVNPDQQPGLVKEFNVKSQGDVFVQYGAKKQLAQTLINFNQPEPLSEIKLTNTIEKIQRDRLLNVYFLQGHGEHPLNNSKEGVSYAVTSLENKGFKVNPLNLVQNAGIPENANAIVIAGPKREILKPEVQALKTYSDRGGNLMVMVDPEVNPGLDPLFQTWGIKLDPRTVVDLSGAGNLLGLGPAAPIITQYGEHPITKEFNNGISIFPLSRPIATVKMPNVQAVTLLEASPKMLAKKELTADLQFDEKQDLRGPFDLGVALERTAIPPQITPSPSPSSSPNPNLSPNPQASPSSIPSISPSLPIPPSPTTSPSPTTSPSPSPSPNPQSSKTSQNSSNIKLVSYTLAQTATPSLATPIPLVSPSPSLPISPSPSPLVSPSPTPTTSSKAITEKVTSKMVVIGNALFMTNQWFNEQLNGDIFLNSVQWLANREEQPLAIRPKEAKNRRLTLTPLQASAINWLSLVIFPLLGIGLGIFTWWKRR
- a CDS encoding acyltransferase family protein, which codes for MKDKNLVKISNLSELNILRGIAALFMIINHASYKLLPSKLTTEGIFGTITFIGSFAPVLFFLITGIGYGLQDGQKKKKNYWLNIIYKTSILCLADQFLFWREGQLIGLNFLGFIGFSIMIMGLIRVSKHPLIYALILIFSSLLLRYILGSYLENKLDASGLIIWLLGTKGLSNISYPFSPWITYPCFGYIFGIFLKRNYEKIEEIIIKDILKFMLFIVPSSLVTYFLWAKNFSFHRWGTVAVAFYVASILVLSIVIVVLYFIKIYSFSNLLENYIGLRGVSSLAIVPIHYGLISILSVVGFNNLNPLIFIAIVLLISYISFICADQVESWGRSLVRVWPTQRILYTGLTLVALCAIITWFTSPESSFVLVVAVTAGQILLCLLLTIRW
- a CDS encoding HAMP domain-containing histidine kinase: MVQSKGAHLRLRDIFTTASPDSAKFHCLTEGQMVTESDYQKAQRRAQRDWFAAIAALEQLLLTHQDSSSQTWQGVMLAGPTPILSHPDLLTGLYSGVFTLNAWTHFIPLPSQKIQESNAYPSLSPQTQEFPLFPQDPLTTEQFCLILTKSFSLLLLLGEEQTGLPFFDFSFDIQAIEQAWSTLRSRLSLVYVPQLGELDRLVQEFTPLEPNYRLVSDFSRQLLKFLPNLPAIEPSPRSINGLEPAEPPHYPCQAAQSVDVELLQALTHEIRTPLTSIRTMTRLLLRKKDLPADVLKRLQSIDQECTEQINRMELIFRATELETTLKQTEKQTDHLPLVSMSLEQVFQSGIPRWQKQAQRHNVALEVDLPSTLPQVVSNPGMLDQVLTGLIEKFVRSLAQGGAIHLQVSTAGHQLKVQFHTQSSYQINPLKALGELLMFQPETGCLSLNLEVTKNLFQALGGKLTVRQRSRRDPLRGAQQEEVLTIFLPLGVAA